TCTTGATTCTTTGTCATTTTGAGACCTTTCACTACCGCGCAAACATTATACTAATCTATCGGCAGATTTGTCTCACACTCCCCTGGCACATAGCGAAGCCTATCGCTCCTTCTGTTCCTCTAACAGCGTCTTACCAAGTATGTCTCGTCGCGGGAACTGCTATGACAACTCGTATGTAGAATCTTGGTTCGGTGGGTTTAAGAAAGAATGGCTCTATCGTCGTAAATATAGGAATGAAAGTGAGTTGAAAGCGATCGTTTTTGATTATATTGAAGTGTGGTATAACCGGAAGAGAAAACATTCAGCATTAGGCTATCTTAGCCCCATGCAATTTGAAATAAACTGCGCTGTTCAGTAAACATTTGTCCGCATTTTTTGGGGAATTCCAGATTTGGAAGATTTACCATGTGCAGCCTCATCCATAAGTGCTGAAGTAGGACTAGCACTCGTTACTGTTAGCAGGAGTAGGAAGTGCTTAAATAGGGCTAGAGGTACAGTAGAAAGATTCAATCTGGATGTTAGCTTCGTCGTAGAATGGATCATTACCATGGCAAACTTGTCAACTATACGAGCGTCAACCTGCACTTTGAGGGACTTCACTCTACACATTAACCCTCTTTAATTATTCTAGGATCTTATAAGGACCTGTGGGACCACGAACACGTCATTACGCTTCGGTCAGGCAAATACTAGTACGTTCTCTTACAAGGTAAATTAAAACACCATCTTTGAAGCTACATTATCCCAGCACCCTCGGATTGACCAGTTTCAATCTGGTCTTTATACTCAATCGCCGAAGCAGTTACACTCGACCTCAGAAGAAGGATTTCCTATGTCAGAATTTAGCTACCAAGCCCCCTTTCCCATTCAAAACGATCCCACTGAATATCGCCTTCTCACTACGGACTTCGTTTCCGAGGAAGAGTTTCAGGGGCAATCAGTCCTCAAAGTCGCACCGGAAGCTCTAGAAGTTTTGGCCCGAGAGGCGATGAAGGATGTTTCGTTCTATCTACGGACGGCCCACCTAGAAAAGGTAGCTAAGATTCTTGACGATCCTGAAGCCTCAGATAACGACCGATTTGTGGCTCGCACCCTGCTCCAGAACTCGGTAACTGCAGCAGAGGGTGTCTTACCTACATGCCAAGACACAGGAACCGCTATCGTCATGGCTAAAAAAGGCCAACGAGTTTGGACAGGTGTGAACGATGCGGAATACCTATCTCGCGGAATCTATAAAACTTACCAAGAACGTAACTTGCGATACTCCCAGGTTGTGCCTATCAGTATGTTCGAAGAAAAAAATACTGGTACCAATCTTCCTGCACAGATCGATATCTACGCCACTCCTGGGGATGAGTATAAGTTTTTATTCCTGGCCAAGGGTGGGGGTTCAGCCAACAAGACTTATTTATATCAGCAAACTAAATCTCTACTCAATGAGGAAAGCCTCACCAAGTTTGTCCGCGAAAAGATTAAATCTATTGGTACAGCGGCCTGCCCACCCTATCACTTGGCATTTGTTATCGGCGGAACCTCAGCTGAGGCGAATCTGAAAGCTGTAAAAGAAGCATCCGCTGGAAACTTAGATCACCTCCCCACTGAAGGTAATATGGGTGGTCGCGCCTTCCGCGATCTAGAGTGGGAAGCAAAGATTCAAGAGATCTGCCAAGAGAGCCAGATAGGTGCCCAGTTCGGTGGTAAGTACTTCACTCACGATGTAAAGGTGATTCGACTCCCCCGGCACGCAGCTTCCTGCCCTGTGGGGCTTGGCGTCAGTTGCAGTGCTGACCGGAACATCAAAGCCAAGATCACAGCCGATGGATTGTTTGTAGAAAAGTTAGAGCGAAATCCTGCGAGGCTCCTACCCAAAACCGAACCTCACCTTGAGAAGCCGATTGATATCGACTTAAATCGGCCAATGGCAGATGTTTTGGAAGAGCTTTCAAAGTACCCTATTAAAACGCGATTGAACTTGAAGGGGACTTTGATCGTGGCTCGTGACATGGCTCACGCTAAAATCAAAGAGATGTTGGACGCTGGCAAACCTATGCCAGACTACTTTAAAAACCACCCTGTTTACTACGCTGGTCCAGCAAAAACCCCTGAAGGAATGCCTTCTGGAAGCTTCGGCCCCACCACTGCGGGACGCATGGACCCTTATGTCGACCTTTTCCAATCCCACGGTGGCTCGATGATCATGCTTGCCAAGGGCAACAGGTCGCAACAGGTGACAGATGCATGCCAGAAGCATGGTGGCTTCTACCTTGGTTCCATCGGTGGACCGGCGGCTATTTTAGCTAAGGAGAATATCAAGAAAGTAGAAGTGGTTGACTTTGAAGAGCTAGGCATGGAAGCGATTCGTAAAATTGAGGTAGAAAACTTCCCGGCCTTTATCATCTGTGATGATAAGGGTAATGACTTTTTCGCTGAGCTTCGATAGTGAAATGGCCCCTTCTAGGGGCCGTTTAGGAGTCAATTCTTAAACGAAAACTCAGCCCACGTCACTCGGTGATACTCTTCAGTGGCGAACCCTCCCACACCAGAATTAACCTCTATCAACGCATCTTTAGTAAAGAACACCCGATCCAAGCCACTTTCTTGAGCAAGCTGAAACGAGGTGCCTTGAGTGAGCGCCTCGGTGAATGATTGCCCTGCGACTTTTCCTGTATTGCAGTCACAGAGAACAACTGCTGCGCTACCAGCAAATTCACTCTGCCAGATATTTAGGAGCATCTGAGCAGTTTTAGCATGAGCATCCGCAGGCGCCGGGCTTTCTGAAGGAACATCAGAAATAGCTCCATGAGGTAAGTGAGTATTGAATACCACAACCTGCTTTTCGCCAATCACATAAACACTCCAAACCAAGCTTCGCTCAGCATGACCATCCCGATCAATATCGACTTGCCCCTGATTCACAAGCTTAAAGTCACTTGAATAATAAAGTGAATTGTCTCCCACACCCTTGCCTAGTTTTGTAAGCCCCAAGCTGCTAGTTCCAGCTATGGCTTCTGGTTCCTGGTTTTCTTGGGTACCAACAATGTAAGGTTGGTCTGCTCTTACGCTGTTTATAACATCAGAAATCTGCTCGAAGTTTTTATTGCGATAGTCCACATTGAAAGTCGAAGCTCGAAAGGTTTTTGGGGGCTCTGGCTCCACATTGCCTGGGTTTGATGACGGCTTTTCTTGATTTTGTTCAGGATCCGGGCTTTGGTCCTTGGGTTGCGCAGGGTCTGGTCGATCATTCTTTGATGAAGGTTTATCAGAGGAATCCGATGTGTCTGTCTTCTGCCGAAGAGGCATCTGCACATCAAGCTGCTTGCAAGCAGAGCTTCCAAACGTCAGACATACAAGAACAACAACCTCATAATTTTTCAGTGCAAGCGCCAGTCTCAAACTACAATCTCCATCTAGAGTCCATGGTTTCCAT
The Pseudobacteriovorax antillogorgiicola genome window above contains:
- a CDS encoding IS3 family transposase, with product MSRRGNCYDNSYVESWFGGFKKEWLYRRKYRNESELKAIVFDYIEVWYNRKRKHSALGYLSPMQFEINCAVQ
- a CDS encoding fumarate hydratase, with translation MSEFSYQAPFPIQNDPTEYRLLTTDFVSEEEFQGQSVLKVAPEALEVLAREAMKDVSFYLRTAHLEKVAKILDDPEASDNDRFVARTLLQNSVTAAEGVLPTCQDTGTAIVMAKKGQRVWTGVNDAEYLSRGIYKTYQERNLRYSQVVPISMFEEKNTGTNLPAQIDIYATPGDEYKFLFLAKGGGSANKTYLYQQTKSLLNEESLTKFVREKIKSIGTAACPPYHLAFVIGGTSAEANLKAVKEASAGNLDHLPTEGNMGGRAFRDLEWEAKIQEICQESQIGAQFGGKYFTHDVKVIRLPRHAASCPVGLGVSCSADRNIKAKITADGLFVEKLERNPARLLPKTEPHLEKPIDIDLNRPMADVLEELSKYPIKTRLNLKGTLIVARDMAHAKIKEMLDAGKPMPDYFKNHPVYYAGPAKTPEGMPSGSFGPTTAGRMDPYVDLFQSHGGSMIMLAKGNRSQQVTDACQKHGGFYLGSIGGPAAILAKENIKKVEVVDFEELGMEAIRKIEVENFPAFIICDDKGNDFFAELR
- a CDS encoding endonuclease/exonuclease/phosphatase family protein, whose translation is MRLALALKNYEVVVLVCLTFGSSACKQLDVQMPLRQKTDTSDSSDKPSSKNDRPDPAQPKDQSPDPEQNQEKPSSNPGNVEPEPPKTFRASTFNVDYRNKNFEQISDVINSVRADQPYIVGTQENQEPEAIAGTSSLGLTKLGKGVGDNSLYYSSDFKLVNQGQVDIDRDGHAERSLVWSVYVIGEKQVVVFNTHLPHGAISDVPSESPAPADAHAKTAQMLLNIWQSEFAGSAAVVLCDCNTGKVAGQSFTEALTQGTSFQLAQESGLDRVFFTKDALIEVNSGVGGFATEEYHRVTWAEFSFKN